The DNA segment GCCGACAATGATCCCCGATCGCTTATATGTGTGAAATGCAGCCATCCCGTTTCATCGCAACCCGGTCCAACAAGTTCTTATTTCCATTTCTTTCAAGTCTGCATCTGCTTCTTCCTCGATCCTTGAAGACATTTCAAAACACAAACACAGAGAGGTTCAGACATGGCAGCTCTCCAATTCCAGATCTTGCAGCCATCTAAATCATCATCATCTGATCGAAGATTTCACGCGAGCCTGTATCCCTCCTCCAATTTCAGAGCGAAAAGCGTCTACCATCAAAAGCTGTCAAAGAAGATCACGGTTGAGGTCTTCATCCTGAGACGAGAGCACACTGCCGCCACGGAGGCACCGACACAAACCGTGCCAGGTAACGAGGACAAGGATTTTGTGGTCAGCGAGCTTCTTGCCATAGCCGAGGCGGTTGCTGATAGAGCCAACATGCATGCCATCATCGGAGCACAGAGAGACAATTGGAATCACCTCCTTACGAACTCCATCAACTCTATCACTCTCATCGGATCGCTCTTGGCAGGAATCTCATCGATACCGGTAGGAGAAGCAACACCGCAGCTACTACCGCTCAAGGTAGCGTCCGTGCTCTTATTCAGCACCGCGACCGGAATGATGCTGATCGTCAACAAGGTTCAGCCTTCCCAGCTAGCTGAAGAACAAAGAAAAGCAACGTGGATGTGGAAGCAACTGGAGCGATCGATCCAAGACACTCTCGCACTGCGAGCTCCAACCGAGTTGGATGTCATGGACGCCATGAACAAGGTGCTCGCTCTCGAGAAGGCTTATCCCCTGCCTTTGCTCCCTGGAATGCTCGAGAAGTTCCCGAAGAAGGTTGATCCTGCTTGTTGGTGGCCTAAACTACGGCAAAGGCGACCAGGAACACATCAGAGGCGTACGATTAATGGCGTAGAAAGGAATGGTTGGAGCAAAGAAGTGGAAGAAGAGATGAGGGGTCTTCTCAAAGTTCTAAAGCTGAAAGATGAGGAACAATATGTGAGACTGGGGAAGGTGGTCTTGAACATCAACAAGACGTTAGCTGCAGCAGGACCTATATTCGCTGGCCTAGCTACCATCGGATCTGGTTTATTAGGTGTTTCGGCGCTGGGGCCACTGCCAGCATTGCTTGCGGTGGCCGGAGGGTCGTTGGCGACCGTGGCGAACACCTTGGAGCATGCGGGGCAGGTAGGGATGGTGTTCGAGCTGTTCCGGAACAATGCCGGCTTCTACAGGTGGCTGCAAGAGGAAATCGAATCCAATTTGGGGGAGGAAGATTTGGAGAAGAGGGAGAATGGGGAGTTATTCAAGTTGAAGCTGGCTTTGCAACTCGGAAGGAGCCTCTCGGAGTTCGGAGACTTTGTGCCCTATGCTGCTGCTTGTAAAGATGAAGATATCAAGGAGTTTGCCGGGAAGCTGTTCTAAAACGAGTTGGCCTTTTCTTAGGTGTAGTAGCACTTC comes from the Musa acuminata AAA Group cultivar baxijiao chromosome BXJ2-8, Cavendish_Baxijiao_AAA, whole genome shotgun sequence genome and includes:
- the LOC135620429 gene encoding probable F-box protein At4g22030, with the translated sequence MAALQFQILQPSKSSSSDRRFHASLYPSSNFRAKSVYHQKLSKKITVEVFILRREHTAATEAPTQTVPGNEDKDFVVSELLAIAEAVADRANMHAIIGAQRDNWNHLLTNSINSITLIGSLLAGISSIPVGEATPQLLPLKVASVLLFSTATGMMLIVNKVQPSQLAEEQRKATWMWKQLERSIQDTLALRAPTELDVMDAMNKVLALEKAYPLPLLPGMLEKFPKKVDPACWWPKLRQRRPGTHQRRTINGVERNGWSKEVEEEMRGLLKVLKLKDEEQYVRLGKVVLNINKTLAAAGPIFAGLATIGSGLLGVSALGPLPALLAVAGGSLATVANTLEHAGQVGMVFELFRNNAGFYRWLQEEIESNLGEEDLEKRENGELFKLKLALQLGRSLSEFGDFVPYAAACKDEDIKEFAGKLF